Below is a window of Humulus lupulus chromosome 2, drHumLupu1.1, whole genome shotgun sequence DNA.
agaagtttatattaaacaaataatcatgaaaataaaacatgtgagcaaagtgattaaccaagtcaaaaaatgatttctattcttttattgataataaaatgagattacaaagaatttgggttttaattagggcataaaaccccaacaaattactctaatctcaaataattcaaaagccaaaagtcccttccttgagctatcttttgctatttataggctcaagggggattacaaaagattgttacagatactcTCCCCTGAATCATCGGATATTCCGGAGATTgagtgagttaaattcgggatttacaaagatcttcacagtaatgttactttgtatgcggaaccatcgactaggctggtcgcaggtaagaccgggcggcttactgcttctagtgcatcctctggtcgataccctagcagagctcttccaggtgtcagccacgtgtctagggatcacttgccacgtcatcaatgctaattttttggataacagaaagcattttcttttaaatatttttatttcattaaaTTCGAATGTTGCTTAGTTAATTTTGTTAAAGaccttatttattttataaaaacatGGGATCCTTTTGCTTTCTagtattttcttaaataaatgagCAACATTTATGTTTACAATTCAACTCTGTGTTCTTgataatattatgagaaattagggcgttacaagtgaTATCAGAGCCATGACTATATTGGTCATGAACGTTCTCACGAAATACACACGACAACTACAAAGGACCAACTcgctaccaagtaagtatactcTTTTTGAGATATGTTTTGTATATGTAagataatgtttttttttatgatttatttttagaATTTAGCACAATGGACCCAATTGTTGTTAGATTAGTTAAGGCAATAAGGAGAATAACCGACCCTAATGGTGAGACTAAATTCAAGAAGGTGTTTCTTAGAATTAATCGAATCCACAAAGAAATATAAAAGATTATTGCCAGTCACCCAGCTTTACTGAAAGCACATGAGAAGTTTATAGTTCTCATGCACTCAACCAAATTACCGCTAGCAGAACCAAGTTTAAAGATAGTATGGACCGAGGTTTTACTTAACGAAAGTGTACCAATTGTTTATGTCTATCTTAGTTTTTACaatttttctcttttggggaaacagaaaGAACTGTGGACCAGGAACCTAGAAGATCAGTGAGACTTGATGGCCGAGGTCGAGGCCGAGGAAGAGGCAGAAGAAAAGGACGAGGGCGAGGTAGAGGAGAAGCCACCGCTCCCATACATGAAGTCTCCAGACATACCGGCAGCCCCGGGAGTGTAAGAAGCACCAGAAATCCCGAATGTAGTGGAAGAACCGGCAGCAGCTGCCGCCCAAATAAACTTAGAAATGGAGAATGCCCGTCTTAGGGGAGAGTTAAGAAGAAGGGAGGAGGAATTCCAACAAATTCAACAAGGACAACAACAGAAAATGGCGCAACCCGTCATTCCCCTAGCACAACTGATGCAATTGGCAGAGCCTCGCTATGAGGCAATATATGAATGTTTTAGGAAGAAACAACCGCCAAACTTTGATGGCAGATCAGATCCAATAGAAGCAAAAGAATGGCTTTGATCGGTGGAGCCCATCTTGGAAAATATGAGATTGGGGAACGAGGATTGAGTTTCAAGCGCCTCAAGTCTACTCAAGAAAGacacccgcatctggtgggataatTAAGATGATCATAATGTAATAtgtaaaaaatattttgaaaacaaCTAGGTATAAGCACCCAAACTAATAGAACTAAGAATCAAATAAGAGTAAATATtaatttggtaccctgtgttttatcGAAACACACACTTGATactttatatttataataatgatTATTTGATACCATCTGTTTGCAATTCGTATCAATTTGGTACCTTCCGCTGTAATGTGGTCTAGCCATATTTCAAATATGACCGTATTGCCCTtctttttaatgatttatttgattttcttttgtttttgttattttaaaatgattcaaaaatattttttaaattaataaaataaaaattgttttataaaaTGTAATGAATCAATTAaatgtaaattttaaaataaaaaataatataaattaattttaaaataaaaatattgaataaaactattttaattaattaaataaacataactatgtttaatttgaaatataaataaaaaaactaaaaataatattaataatttaattaaagtaaactaaaaacctaatattttttttaagttttaattaaactatttttgtttgaatttattttaaattttggctTTTAAGTTTTGAgtgttgattttaatttttttatttaagtttaggggttagatttaattttttaattttgtttatttaaattatttcaaagttttaattatacgtctttttgttttattaatttagaaaatattttttaaaacattttaaaataacaaaaataaaaagaaaatcaaataaattattaaataagaaaGAAAATATGGTCATATTTAAAATATGAGTTGACCAAATTGCAGTAGATGGTACCAAACTGATAAGAATTTTAAATAGAAGAGAATgatcattattataaacatatggTAACAAGTGTGTATTTAGATAAAACACATGGTTCATGGTTCCAAATAGGTATTTACCCATCAAATAATCATAAGGTTTTtatgagagaaagaaagagagaaccTGAAATGTAATTGGCAGGGTTAGAGAAATTTGGTCCAAAATATCTTTAAGTGGCCTTTTTTGGTGGTCAAGAAGAATATCTATAGCAGAATATGCTGGGAAGTAGTCTGCCACTGCAGCAAGTCAAATTGAAACTAACCATTTTCACAGATCTATAATCAAATGGATGTGTCCTTCAAGACTTGTGGTAAGATCTCCATGGCTCCTCTCGATCCTTGGCAACAACGGTACAGGCTGTTCCAACACAGAGACATTAATATTGTTCCAAACATCTGCTACAGCGGGGAGGAGAGAGATTTTCATGTCCTCTATTCACAGAGTATCCAAATCCTTGATTTCTAATTTCATAACCCTTTTTGGCAAGGTATTTTGACGGACTTGCTAGCTCTACTTTTTGTTGCAGTATcatttatattatatgtatataataaaaaaaattaatgcatTCATCCAATCAGTGAATGATGGTTGTGGTTTTCTTGAGTTGACTTATTATatgtgtttttttatatatatatatatgccaatAATGTTCAAGTTCAGTTATTGGACATGATTTTATAAGGTTGAATTCCTAAGATTTTGTTGAATAAATTTAGCTGCAAATGTGTTACACTCCCATGGATATTTCAGTGGCAATCGAGGAGGAAAATAAGGAGAACGGATGAGATGTTGTACTGCTGGGACCGAGAACACACAAATTGGTGGATGATGCACAATTATGTTTTCTAGTTTCTCATAATGataaaataatgaaattaaaGCCAACCCCAAATTGTTAACAAAACTTTTGCAGCAGTGTGAGAACATAAGTATTGAAATTTTGGAAAAGGTAGCCTTCTTTTCAAGAGATATGTGCTTCTTTTCCGTGTCCCTCGGCACATGCTTTAATGACAATTCATCATCATCAATCATCATCTTCTAATAATGTcccaacaaacaaacaaacaaacaaatgaaGTCGTTTTAATATGTCAAAGTTTCATACGACAGTatggcattttagtaatttcacTCTAATATATTCCAAAACTGAACATTGGTCTCACACGACAGTACCTACTAGATTTGGTCAATTATATACATGTATTATTATCCTTCTTCATCACGGGTTTGCTTGCAGGTGAATAATCTTTGAACTAGAGAACAAAATTTAGTGATGGATCCAAAACCAAAACCCGTCTTCTTCTTCGTTGTACCTTGCTTCATCTCTGTGCTGATTCTCGTCACTGTCGAAGCCGACTACGTTCGACCCCCACCTCGTAAAGATCTTCACTTTCCATGGAACCTAAAGCCATCTTCTCATCCTCAGCAGGtgatttttttccttttcttttgtttttttttaatcaaagttTCTTGGGAAACAATCAGGATTTTTCTCTGATTTTGATGATTCCTTGCTGGATTTACTCTTAAGAACTTTGATTTCTTATAATCTGTGATAATTCTGGggtaattttcttttaaaattatatatttagttAAAAGTTCATATCATTGATAAATAATCATGTTTTTGATGAAGAGAAGGTATAGCTTGTTTTTTGCTTATCACTACAATTATATGTGCTTACTTGTTCCTAGTTTCATGCTAATTGGACTTTGAATTGAACATTTTAGTGTTGAGATCATTTTCTGGTTTGTCTTTAATATTGTTAATTGAATTTCATGTAAAGAAAGAGATTTCGTACTATCATCCTGTTAATTCGAAGCCcaacaataaataataaattaccACTAAAAATGGAAACATGTCTGGTTTTAGAAATTGTATGATTAGTTATTGATATGATAAAACCAAAAACTTTCAACCTTTGAAGCAAGAGGAAGTTTATAGGCTGTAGATCCTAAAATTCCCCTTTAATTTACCAGTTACCGAGTATATTCACTCATTTGTGGAGTTTGAACTATTGACATCCTAACTATTAAGAATTTAAGACTGCGTATGATTCAAACATTTTTCTTGGTTTATTTATGGTAAATAATTATTATGGTATATTTTTAAATACAAATGAAAATTCCAGGTGCACATATCTTTAGCTGGAGACAACCACATGCGAATTACATGGATCACTGATGATAAATCTTCTCCTTCTCTGGTTGAGTATGGAACATCCCCTGGCAGATACACATCTGTGGCTCAAGGGGAAAGCACCTCTTAtgattatatgttttatagttcaGGAAAGATACACCACACTGTTATTGGGCCTTTGGAACATGGCACTGTTTATTTTTACCGGTGCGGAGGAGATGGTGAGGAGTTTCAGCTCAAGACCCCTCCAGCTCAGTTTCCAATTACTTTTGCCGTGGCTGGGGATCTGGGTCAAACTGGCTGGACTAAATCAACCTTAAACCACATTGACCAGTGCAAGTATGATGTGCATTTGCTTCCTGGAGATCTTTCATATGCTAATTATGTACAGAGAAAGTGGGACACTTTTGGTGAGCTTGTGCAGCCTCTTGCAAGTGCAAGACCTTGGATGGTAACAGAAGGGAACCATGAAAAGGAGTATATTCCATTTATAAAAGATGGATTTGAATCTTATAATGCTCGGTGGAAGATGCCGTACGAGGAGAGTGGATCAAATTCCAATCTTTATTACTCTTTTGAAGTTTCAGGAATTCATCTTATTATGCTTGGTTCATACACTGACTATGATGAATATTCTGATCAATACAGGTGGTTGAAGGTTAGTCAATCAAtattctcttttcttttcaaaatgtaCTAATTTGAACATTGGTTGATTAAATTAAAGGCAGTTGAGTTACATGTAATGAGAAGTTTCTGCCATTCTTTTTCAAATAGGCTGATCTTTCCAAGGTGGACCGAACAAAGACACCGTGGCTCGTTGTACTATTCCATGTGCCGTGGTACAATAGTAACAAGGCTCATCAAGGCGAAGGAGATCAAATGATGGCAGCAATGGAACCATTGCTTTATGCTGCTAGTGTTGACTTAGTGTTTGCTGGCCATGTTCATGCTTATGAACGCTCGGTATGCATTTACTAGTTTATTTATCCATTTAAGCGTAAATCTATAGCAATCATTGTTTAACAGTTTATCTCTTTGACAGAAACGTGTGAATAATAGAAGATCAGATCGTTGTGGTGCTGTTCACATAACCATTGGTGATGGAGGAAATGGGGAAGGCTTAGCTCACACGTATGTTTTGCTTTGTCATAGTTTGAAGTATTCTGACTACATtctttttttgaagaaaaaaggAAGCCGATTGTCATAATATTTTGTTTCCCAATATGAAGAAAGAAATGATGGGTGGATTATACAATCTGATTTAGATAAAGATTTTGAGAACTAGAGCTTAGAATTTTCATTATTATGTCCAGTCATTACATTATATGTCTAGAATGATTTAGAAAAGCTCAATATAATTTTTGGGAATGAGCAGGTACAAAAACCCACAACCTGAGTGGTCTGAATTCCGGGAAGCAAGTTTCGGCCACGGCGAGCTGAAGATGGTAAATTCAACTCATGCCTTTTGGAGCTGGCACAGGAACGACGATGATGAGCCTGTAAGATCTGATGAAATCTGGATAACCTCGTTGGTAAGTTCAGGATGTGTTGCTGAAAAAGGATATGAACTGAGGAAGATGCTTTTGGCACCATAGATGCTATTGAGTGGAGTCAGCCTTACCCAGATTCGATGATGTTAGTAATATATTAGATATAAAAGAATGTCAAAGTTATATACGAGTCTAGCGTGGCAGCTTAAACTGTCAAACTACCACTGTCCTTTAATTTGTTTGGGCGGAGGGTTAGAGTTATAAAATCATTTTGTACTTTTGCAGCAACTTTATTGTATACGaatggcatatatatatatatatataaatgtcatCCGGATAcattcttaatttattttaatgattactttaatattaattattatattaaaattaataatttatatttatagttgttaattaatatttctaaatataaattttaatttttttaaatttctggAGAGGCTATCTGTTACATCatggttacatatttattaaattaaagaattgAAAAAAATCAAAAGCATTATATATCAAAATTCagaattaatgtagaaaaaaatatttatatgttGGTAACTTGCTATATTGTTAATGGTAGTATCTATTGaaaattcttttatatatatatcaatggAATATGTTAATAATTAGATTATCTTTGCTACTTCAACTTCTCCGTATACCTTTTTCTTTTTGGCTAAAACCTCTTTGCATATTGCTATCATGCAAAGTTTCAAGTCTTTGATGCATATTGCTATCTTTGCATATTGCTATCACCAACATTAGCAGTTAGATCAAGCAACACAGAAAGTAACAATGCACGGTTCAACCACTTCTTTTCCCTCTCAAGATATTTCAAAACCAAAATATATCCATAATTGACTTTTGATGATGATGTCCCGATTTTATTAAACAATTGGACCGGTCCCTATGTACAAATGTTTTCATTTTATGTTAATGGTATggatttttcttgttctttctgTCTTGTGTGAAATTTCACTTACATGTACAAACATTTGTTTACATATATGAAAATCTCATTTTGTGTATTAACAAAATCGATCCCATCCGAACAGTACTTGCCCTTTCCATAATTTTGTTCGAATCGATTTCATCCCAATCAATAAAGCATAAAATATAAGCAGCAACCTAAAAGAACAAGACTACAAGAATTAAAAATTAAACTTAAAGCAAAGATAATGATTCCTACCTATCTTTTCCATTTACAATGGGGTTCTCACGTGAACAATGTCCTGACCTAGCTTGTATGCAATGCCCTCCAAGAACAAGAACACAAAAACGCATACTAATCCGACCCGAAATCTTTGGGGACAAAGTAATGACAAAAATCGAGAAAAATGTCACCAAGATCTGACATCTACTCGAAGCATCAAGGAATTGAGATGTGAGCAAACTGAAAAAAACACCAACAGCATCAGACTATGCAGAATGGTTTCATTCTGGGACTGCTGTGCTGAGTAATTGGTGTCTAAAGAACTGACTTGAAGTGGCACGTAGTAAAACTACTTCAAGAAATTCTAGAGCCACAAACTACTGGTTACTATCGATGGACATGAAACTTCAACTCTCTGAAGTCTTGTTACTATCTCTTTCCCCCTCCAGAGTATGATCTGCTCATCCTTGAACAATATGGGCACGCAGGGCACAAGATCCTGAATGCATAAAAGACACAAAAAGCCATATAAGCTTGTGGCAGACACCCAAAACACATTCAAATTGCCAAACTAATATGGTCTGTCAAGCTTCAAGTGTCTATCATACCCTTAGTTTCACACCTATCTTCTTGCAGTCACTGGTACCAACATGGGTGCAGTCAAGTCTAACTACCTCTTCAGTCTCAAAGGCCTCTCTCACTCTGTCCACAACATTGACATAGACACCATTCCTAGCTGCAGCAAATCAAACAATATTTgccattaaaacccaagtccatCGAATCTACTCTATGATGTTTCCCTCTTAGATTTTAGAGTAATTGGTAAAagtatactttttttttaatgtcattttaaaaattggcatcttttttataattctttgcaaaataaCCTTTCAAAGAAGGTAACGAGTATAATCTACAAGGTGAGCATAACAAAAAACCTATTTTACCAAACATGTTTAATTTTTCATCAAAAACACAGGAAAGGCAGCAATATATCTCAACCATGTTTGACTTACTTAGTATCATTAGAGGGTGAGAGTTGAGACCTCTGTTTCTTAATTCCTTTGTTTCCTCAAATGTTATGCCTTCAGCAATATTTTGCACAAGCTTAGGATAAATGGGTGCATATGGCTTCCACAACATTAGAGGAATAACTGGTCGATTCTTAGGATCATAATTTCGACCCCGATAGAGGAGGAGGACGTTAAGGTGTCTGTAAATAATCTTCCCACCAGATTTTCCCTACAGCCACACCAATTTCTATAGCAGCTAATAATTTCTGATGAATCCAAAACAATAACAAATACTAAAACATATGAACATATGATGAATCAAGTTCAAAAACCTCGAGATGAAAGCACACATTGTCCATATCAAGAGTTGGCACGCCTAAACACTTGATCCTCACAGCTTCAGCTCTCTTCCAATGGTTATGGATATCAAGCAACATGTTGTGAGTCACTCCCCCCTTCCCTAATACAAAAAAATCAATGACAATGCCTTCACAATCAATCCACCTAAAGAATGGCAATTCTGGGCATACATTAGCATATGTAAATTTATatacatccatatatatatatattaatctcaaTACATATCAGAGATCATTTTTATTTAATAGTTGATAGTtgccaattttttttaatgaaatgctAATAATAAGTTTTCATGTTTCAAACTGTAAGTAGAGACGTAATATTAAAAATTCCTCCATAACACAAACCATATTTCATTAACAAATAAAAACTCAATATATATAAGTTAGTACTCAATCATTATGTTCATTGTGTGTGTACTCGATCTTATATATCAGAAATATATATCAATTGTTACATCAATATATATGAGAAATAATTACATAAATTTTAGACATtgccaaaaaaaaatttaatcataTACTTTCAAATGTAACATTGTAGAGAACTTAACTGTTAAAAAATCTTCCGTATATATAACACATACCATCTTCATTAACAAactaaaatacaaaatttaattaaCAGTGCATCAAATTTCATGCTTCTTTCTTAAGATTGTATGAAAAGTTACCCAAATTGATTTGCCGGGAACAATCGTTATGGCGGTACCGTTCGACCAGTTGTGAAATTTCGTCCTCCGTAAGTGGGTCTCCGAGAACGCGGCTCCGCTCCTTCGCCACCTTATCCAGGTCAGGGACCTTCCTGGCCGGGGCAGCAGTTCCAGTCCATTTACGGTCTAGCCGGCCCGGGCCGAAAGGAGAGAATTTGGGGGATTCCCGGAATCCGATTGGTTCGATGGAGGGATTAGACTCCGAGTACGAGTAACTGAAATCGAAGGGAAGATCCGACATGAGAGGTCGTTGAATCGGGGCTTTCTTGGGTTTTGGGTCATTGTTCCAAGGTTGGGTTTTGTTGGGTTTAAAGAGAGGAGAAAATGGTGGGTCATACGCGTCTTGGGTTATGAAACGAGAGAACCCAAAAATGGCTTGGTATTTGGGAGGTGAAGAGTGACGCCGCCATGGGAGGAGCTTCAACATTAGAATTTGATTCGAAAATGGCTTTCGGTACGAAATAAGTAACGTACTCACGTGTAAATTTAAACTTACAGTTTGTTATgagaattaaaaattatttatttattttgcagtgaaaaaaatattataatgtggtACAGTCTATAAATCTAaattattagaaaaaaaaaaagaagggaatTTTCTAGCTAAattaatttcatcatcaacaccaTAAAGTATTcactataaattcataaacaATTTTATTAGTTGTACGATGATCATGAATATCTTAAAAAATTTGACAACAAACTTGTTATATTCTCTAATAAAAATCTCAAgtcattgaaatttttttttttttttttgagaaaacaaTCACAATTGTCAAATAATATACAAAGAAAGATAAAAGAGAATATTTCAATCCAATACTACACATTTACCTTGTATAACTTCAAAACAAAAGCAAAAGGCCCAATGTTATCCGAAAAACATACAATATTGAAATTGACAACACAAGAAGAACTTTCATCTTCTCCTCGTCATCCCCTGCAATTTTGAAAAACACACAATTAGACATATACCATTATCAACCTTAAATCAATAACTAAAtaggaaaaaattaaaaattaaaaattaataagtaAAAAAATTATCTATATTGCAACTTTTGTTGTTCCGTGGATGATTCATTAGAATAATTAATAACttaggtgttgtttggtaacacttaaaaaaataatttgttatttaattaattaagaatttaacaattaaatataaaacaatgtttggtaactttattttttgtttattatttttaaaaattttaattaaaattcattaaattttgaaaataaaatattttgactttcaaattttttttaaactgtttttaactttttatttattctcttcttcaaatcaacacctcattttatattgctaaacaaaaaataaaaataaaaattatcatacAAATATATCAttgtttgtttttaaaaacaaaaatagttaccaaacatatttttatttttttaaaataaaaaaacaaaaataaaaataatatttccatttttgtgtttaaaaaaattaaaaaaacaaaaattttaccaaacacaaccttaATTATAATACAATAACATCAAATAA
It encodes the following:
- the LOC133819087 gene encoding purple acid phosphatase 18; the protein is MDPKPKPVFFFVVPCFISVLILVTVEADYVRPPPRKDLHFPWNLKPSSHPQQVHISLAGDNHMRITWITDDKSSPSLVEYGTSPGRYTSVAQGESTSYDYMFYSSGKIHHTVIGPLEHGTVYFYRCGGDGEEFQLKTPPAQFPITFAVAGDLGQTGWTKSTLNHIDQCKYDVHLLPGDLSYANYVQRKWDTFGELVQPLASARPWMVTEGNHEKEYIPFIKDGFESYNARWKMPYEESGSNSNLYYSFEVSGIHLIMLGSYTDYDEYSDQYRWLKADLSKVDRTKTPWLVVLFHVPWYNSNKAHQGEGDQMMAAMEPLLYAASVDLVFAGHVHAYERSKRVNNRRSDRCGAVHITIGDGGNGEGLAHTYKNPQPEWSEFREASFGHGELKMVNSTHAFWSWHRNDDDEPVRSDEIWITSLVSSGCVAEKGYELRKMLLAP
- the LOC133819088 gene encoding CRS2-associated factor 2, mitochondrial isoform X2, with the translated sequence MLKLLPWRRHSSPPKYQAIFGFSRFITQDAYDPPFSPLFKPNKTQPWNNDPKPKKAPIQRPLMSDLPFDFSYSYSESNPSIEPIGFRESPKFSPFGPGRLDRKWTGTAAPARKVPDLDKVAKERSRVLGDPLTEDEISQLVERYRHNDCSRQINLGKGGVTHNMLLDIHNHWKRAEAVRIKCLGVPTLDMDNGKSGGKIIYRHLNVLLLYRGRNYDPKNRPVIPLMLWKPYAPIYPKLVQNIAEGITFEETKELRNRGLNSHPLMILTRNGVYVNVVDRVREAFETEEVVRLDCTHVGTSDCKKIGVKLRDLVPCVPILFKDEQIILWRGKEIVTRLQRVEVSCPSIVTSSLWL
- the LOC133819088 gene encoding CRS2-associated factor 2, mitochondrial isoform X1, which translates into the protein MLKLLPWRRHSSPPKYQAIFGFSRFITQDAYDPPFSPLFKPNKTQPWNNDPKPKKAPIQRPLMSDLPFDFSYSYSESNPSIEPIGFRESPKFSPFGPGRLDRKWTGTAAPARKVPDLDKVAKERSRVLGDPLTEDEISQLVERYRHNDCSRQINLGKGGVTHNMLLDIHNHWKRAEAVRIKCLGVPTLDMDNVCFHLEGKSGGKIIYRHLNVLLLYRGRNYDPKNRPVIPLMLWKPYAPIYPKLVQNIAEGITFEETKELRNRGLNSHPLMILTRNGVYVNVVDRVREAFETEEVVRLDCTHVGTSDCKKIGVKLRDLVPCVPILFKDEQIILWRGKEIVTRLQRVEVSCPSIVTSSLWL